In the Natronobacterium texcoconense genome, one interval contains:
- a CDS encoding DUF5058 family protein — MDVANSEWLWLAALPVVLLVLVQAALFMRRAWKTGKEMGLSEEQMKSGIRSGVISAIGPAVAVLVGMLALIATVGGPMAWMRLSVIGSVMFEIPAAEFGVGQLGYSLGDEGITEAAFATAVWTMTLGALGWLLVSGLFTPKMENIRQKVAGGKESLLPVITSAAMLGAFSYLATDEVVEGTPRTMAVVFGGVTMLGLLHIADKHDIQWIREWALGTAMIVGLLAGMVLQLTVGTFW; from the coding sequence ATGGACGTCGCGAACAGCGAGTGGCTGTGGTTGGCTGCCCTGCCGGTCGTCCTGCTGGTCCTGGTTCAAGCAGCACTGTTCATGCGTCGTGCCTGGAAGACTGGCAAGGAGATGGGATTGTCGGAAGAGCAGATGAAGAGTGGAATCCGATCGGGTGTGATTTCGGCCATCGGACCGGCAGTCGCCGTTCTGGTCGGAATGTTGGCGCTTATCGCGACCGTGGGCGGACCGATGGCCTGGATGCGACTGTCGGTGATCGGTTCGGTGATGTTCGAAATCCCGGCCGCCGAGTTCGGCGTCGGCCAGCTCGGGTACAGTCTCGGTGACGAAGGAATCACCGAAGCCGCATTCGCTACGGCAGTCTGGACGATGACGCTGGGTGCGCTAGGATGGTTGCTCGTCTCCGGCCTGTTCACCCCCAAAATGGAAAACATCCGCCAAAAAGTCGCTGGCGGCAAGGAATCGCTCCTGCCAGTGATTACGTCCGCGGCAATGCTGGGGGCGTTCTCGTACCTCGCGACGGACGAAGTCGTCGAGGGAACGCCCCGGACCATGGCGGTCGTCTTCGGTGGCGTCACGATGCTGGGACTGTTGCACATCGCGGACAAGCACGATATCCAGTGGATCAGAGAGTGGGCGCTCGGAACCGCTATGATCGTCGGCCTCCTGGCAGGTATGGTTCTCCAACTGACCGTCGGAACCTTCTGGTAA